The genomic window ATCATGACGTGTTTGGAAATGGCAAGACAACTTCTCAGACAGCTTTTTCAATCGATGAATAATTAGGCGTCCACTTCGGTGGGCGTTTTTCTATTAACAAGTAATTCGTTACAACTACATAACAAGATTTTTAAAAGTTTGCTAAGAGTATATTCACTCGATTACTTTTTGAAAAGTTAAGGTATAATGAATTACAACAGAAGTATTAAAAAGGTGGTAAAAAAATGCTTGAAAATGTGAATGGTATCGTCAAAGTTAATCAAGATGAACGATACGTCGTTTTCTTATTCGATACTTATGAAGCAAACCGCAAGATGCTCCAAGATAAATTTGTTAAGGGTCAATCATCATGGTACACCGATGCTAAGGGGACAGGTGACGATGGTAAGGTATTCTACCGCATTGCCCAGGATAGCGAATGGATCGAAGCGGAGTACGTTGATTTTATTGAGACAAATGACTAATTAGTGATTATAGGCGGACTGACTGGGGGACCAGTTGGTCTTTTTTTGTAGGCTAGAAAGATAAGCCGTTTGTTCCAAACTCGCAAACCATTCGGTTTACTGTTTTATAGTCTAAACGCGCAGAACCCAAGCTGGGTGCTACTGCATAAGCCTGTCAAAGACTGCGGGGTGTTGCGCACCCACTCCGTCTCTGCCAGTCTTATGCTCCCACCCAAGACGCTTGGGTTAGCGCTCTGAAACGCGAGAAAGTCACACTGAAGCAGGTCACATAAGCTTGTCTAACACTCTGGGGTCTGACGGACCCCGCCGTATTAGCCAATCTTATGTTCGAGCTTCACCCAGTGTGATTTCACGCTCTGATTTCTTAAATTTTTCCAAACTTTATTTAGATAAAGTTACGTTTCACTGTAGTGTATTGATTGTCTATTTTTGTAACCGTAAACTAAACCTAACAATAAAAATTGGGGGAAACGTCAATGAATAAAAAATGGGTGGTTTCCACGGCCTTTGCAAGTTTCCTTGCGGCTGTTGGAATTTCAACAACTACGTCCCACGTACGTGCTTCGGTTTCAGCTAATGATAAAGACGAAAACGATACTGACGCTGACCAACAAGATCTCGAAAATCAAGGCGCGGTTAAAGATCCTACTGTTGCTAGTGTTATGGATGCGCAGGGTGCTCCTGTGACTGAATCTGTTCCTAGCGACGAATCTGTTTCTGCTACTTCTGATGATTCGACTTCTGACGACAAGTCAACTTCTGCTAGCGTTCAATCTTCTACTGAAGCTCCAACTGACAATGAGACTGACACTACTACAAATTCGACTGATTCATCTCAAACTGTTAACAATGCTTTAAGTGCTTCGACTCAGAGCAGCACGGCTGATCCTGCTTCTGAACAAGCTACGCAATCTGCACCAGTTGCTAGTTCAGATTCTAGTGAGTCTGCGGCTACTTCTTCTACTTCTGCTGACAGCAGTTCTGAAGATGCAAACGGTCAAACAAGCACCGGCACAACTGTAAAAACTGCACCTGGTTTTTCAAAGGAAGTTCAAGCTGCTATTTCAGCTTCACCTGAGACTAACTCACAAGTGTTGCCAACTAACGATGGTACTGTACTAGAAAGAAGTGCTACTTCTGATGGTGCAGTTACTCAAGCTGCCACAAATTCAGAACAAGACGAATTTTTAGCAATGGCTGCTCCAATGGCTGAAAAAGCTGCCGGTGAATATGGCTTATATACATCAGTTATGCTTGCTCAAGCTATTTTGGAAAGTGGCTGGGGCCAATCTGATTTAGCAACTGAAGCCAACAACTTATTTGGTATCAAAGGTGACTACAATGGTGCCTATGTTTCCATGCCTACTAGTGAGTGGAGTGCTGATCAAGGTTGGTACAAGATCTACGCTAACTTTAGAAAGTATCCTAGCTATTACGAGTCATTCCTCGACAATGCTGATAAGCTCAGAAATGGTATCAGCGGCAGTTCGACTTTTTACAGTGGGACTTGGAAAGAAAATACTACTTCATACAAGGATGCAACTGCTTGGTTGCAAGGCCGTTACGCAACTGCGCCTAACTATGCCTCAACTTTGAACAATATTATTGAGACTTACAATTTGACTCAATACGATACTGATTCAGAGACAAATCCTAATTTGAACGATAACAATAATTCTTCTGGCAATAATGAAAATACCGGATCAACAACTAATCCAGATACTAACGTTGGTGGGACTCAAACTGCGTTGGACGACGTGGCTGTGGTCACTAACCTTGACAATGCTCCAATTTATACAGACGCATATATCAACCAACCTTCAGCTCGTGCTTTAGGCTATGGTACTGCTTGGAAATTGGCATCTAAAGTGGTCGACGAAAGCGGCAATGTGTTCTATCAAGTTTCAACGCACGAATTCGTCTTGGCTACCGATGTGCAATTGCAATCACAAGGTGGAACTACGACTGAACCTCCTGTAAAAATTGATGATACGGTCATCGTAACTGGAGACTCCGGTGCTCCTGTTTATAGTGCTGCAAATATGAATTCAGCTACTAGCAAAGTCTTGCCTTATTCATCAGAATGGAAGACGACAACTTACGTAACTGATAGCGACAACAACACGTTCTTCTTAGTAGGTTCAAACGCCTATGTATTAGCTTCTGATGTTGTGCAAAAATCTAAGATCGGTTCAAATGACGAATATTTGAATGATACAACTGTGGATTATCCTGATATCTTGAAGGTCATCACTGCGCCTAGTGCTAAGCTTTACGATACTAAGCATAACTTGCTATCAACTAGTTTAACTAATGGCACTGACTGGAGAACTGACAAGAAGTCAACTCACGCTGACGGTACTGTGTGGTATCGTGTGTCAACTGACCAATGGGTCAGTGCGTCTGATGTCCAAGTCTTAGGATCAAACTACGTTAAGACTGTTCAAGGTACTGTAAAAATCAACTATATCCCTGGATATGGTGTAAATGTTTATAACAGTCCAGCTGCCAACAACAAGTTCACCGGAACTCGTTTAGCTGATGGTACAACATGGAAAGTAACATCAAAACAAATCGTTGACGGCCAAACTTGGTACGAAGTACCAGCTGGCTGGGTAAACGGTAAGTATTGCTTGTTTACTCCTGCAAATTAATGTTTTCTTTGAGCCGCCGCCTTTTTTAGGAAGGCGGCTTTTTTATATTATTCATTAGACAAGGAGTGAAACATATGTGTTCACCAAGATTGGATCTTGGGCAATTTGGCAATATGAAAATAACCAAAGATTTTTTGTTACAGGAAAATCAAGTAGTGCAGATGTACATTAAAGATGATTTCGAATTCGATGATGATGTATATGCAATTTTTTCAGTTGATAATTGTGAACATGGAAAGTCGATAGTTTGTCATCTAAAACATGGAATTTTTTTCGTAGACCGTACGTCTGTAAAGTTAATCAATTCCTATTGGAAACACAATTTTAGAGGTTTTTTGATTTCAAAAGCGATAGCAAGGATTTCAAAATTGACCGATCACTTACCACTTGTTGATGGACACATTGTTTATGTACCGATGTCAGGAAAGAGAAGTAGAAACCCAGATTGGGTGGGACTTCACCATGTAGAAGATTATTCAGAATTTGCAGGGAAAGCGACTATTAAGACTACTGGAGGGATGTTACTGCAATTGAACATCTGTGGTATGTCGCTTCAGAAAAAAGTCCATGACGGCAGTTTTATGAGCGAATTTCATTTAGGAATAATTACCAATACTGTCCGACGTTATGGCAGTTTCAAGGTAGATTCTTCAAAGGCAGGAATCACTAATAAGTTCATACATTGTTCATGTCGATTCCACTCGTTGATTCCCCGCAGTGAAGAAGAAGTTCACCAGTTCTGGAGTAATTTATTCACCGTCTTATTTAATGAATTAGCTAAATCTGACGTTACGATGTCAGTTGCCAAGTCATTTAGGGTCATATCTAGTTTATTTAATAAAGTTCGTCGCTGGTGACGCAAAAAGCCCGTTTACGCGGGCTTTTTATTTTTGCTGTTATTTTAGATTACGCATTTATCGGCGTTTATTTTTTTCAGTGACGATTATTATTACATTTAATTTTTCGTTATATTGTCCCTACCACAAGCGCTTGTGAGTTTGGAAAAGGGGACTCGCAATGGATTTACAAGACGGTTTTATCGCAGCAATGGAGAATGAAAAACTAATCTATGGAGTATTGAAACGACTCCACATCTACATCACCAATGACAACTACCAAGATTTTTTTCAAGAAGCACTGATCATTTACGCTGAATCGTATGTCGAGTATCAACGGAAAAATCAACCAATGGATAAGTTCAATGTCTATATTTTTCAAAAATTAGTCTGGCGACTGACTGATCTATTACGCAAGGAACAAACTTTTTTCAATGTTCATTCTTTAGAGGTGTTTGATTTTGATCGGGTCGAACAGGAGGAATCAGACGAAATGCTGTCCGAGATCAATCTCGATAATCTGACTGAACCAGAAAAACGACTATTTTTTGACTGTTTTATTGAAAAAATTCCGTTAGTGAAACTTAGTTCAAAATACCATTGTAGTGCTCGTAACCTGCGGTATAAAAGGAATTCTCTTCGTGAAAAACTCTGTAAAATGCTTTCATAATAATCAAAATTTAATACTTATAGTTTACTTTAAGGTTACATATGTGTAACTTTAGTATATGGTACAGACCGATTTGATAAAATTTGGTTATTAAGAAATTTGGGGGATCAATGATGATGTTTAATAAAAAACTAATTGCCAGTGCGGTAACTTCCGTTGCTTTGGCGGGTATGGGGTTCGTAACTACACAAGTAGCACCGCAAGCAGCTACTCAGGAAGTACACGCTGACGCATGGGTCAACGACTATATTTCGAAGAATAATATCAAACCAGTCGGTATCGAGAATCGTGAAGGTACTTTTAATCAATGGTTTGGTTATGAGAATGGTGTCGGAAAACCGGAAGGTGTGTTGATTCACGAAACTGCAACACCTAATGCAACAGCGGAAAATGAAGTTAGTTATTTCAACAATCATTGGAAGAAACTTTCAACATACGTCCATGCATTTATTGATGGAAACAAGATCATCAACATCAAGAACACTAACTATGGTGTCTGGGGTGCTGGATATACAGCTAACCAAAAGTATATCCAAGTAGAATTGTGTAACGTCAACACAGCTGACCAATTTGCTCGTTCAATTTCAAACGATGCTTATTACACTGCAGCTAAGTTGATCCAATATAATTTGCCTTTTGTGCCTAACAAAACAGTTGTAACGCATAAACAAGCTGCAAGCTGGTGGCACGATACTAACCATACAGATCCAGATGGTTATTTAGCTCGTTGGGGTTACGATATGAACCAATTCAATGACTTAGTTGGCAAGTATTACAACAACCTCAAGGACCATGGCACGACTGACGACCAAAATGGTCAAACTACTCAACCATCAACACCGGATCCAAATAAACATGTCGGACGCGTTAATGTTAACAATCCTGACAGTTTTGCCAGTCCATTAGTATCCTTTAACGGTGATACTATGAAAGACGTTGTTAACCGTGGTTTAGGAAACAACACTCCATGGTATACCGATCAACAAAAGCAGCATGATGGACACACTTACTACCGTGTATCTACCAACGAATGGGTATCTGATCAATACGCAACCTTTACTGCTGAGTAAGCATGTTAAAAGAGTTTCACAACTCCCTAGATGAATTTCTCAATTAACGAAGAATGCTTATATATAAACGAAGAGCTGGCCATAGGTCAGCTCTTTTTTGTTCCAATCCTGAAAATTTTTTCTCTTAAAGACTGAATGCCTGCAATAGGGTTTACAGGATATCGTTAGGATGATAAAAATTTTGTTTTGAGAACGAAGGTGAGAATGCGATGAACAATTGGTTTGTAAAACGTCAACGGTTATTTGAAGCTGTCATTTTAGGAATCTATTTTTGTTATTTCGCAATTCTTAGGATATTCATCGTTCCTTTTGGCGACGATCAATTCTGGTGGGGTCCAGCGGGTAAGTTCTTGATGGATCACCACTTTTTTACCTTGGAAAATCAACAATATATTGGTGGCTCTAGCAACGGACGCTACGTCTCCAATTTGTCGATGATCTATACGACGCACCATCCGATCTTGATGTACTTGCTATTTGCAGTCGCCAGCACCCTGTTGGTTTGGATGATCTATCGTCTGACTAGTCGTAAGTTTATCGTGTTTATCTTAGCCTTGTGTCTGCCGTTCTCATTAAGTATCTCGTTTCAAACTACCACTTGGTTTTGGTACGCAGCTTTCATCAATTACGTCACCGGTGCCGTATTCATCTTTAGCTATTTACTGCTTTTGAAGCGTGATTGGTTTGAAAAAAATCTGACTGATTCTTGGATATTAACTTGTGCTGTGTTTGTCTTATCCGTATTCGGTGGATTGATTGTTGAGCATATTACCTTATATCAACTAGCAATTAGCATTTTTTCCGTAATAGTTTCGTATTTTATTTATCATAAGATTAATAAATATCAGTTGGCATATTTGGTAGGTGCAATCGCTAGTGCAGTGATAATGTTCTCAAATGGCTCATATTGGGCCCACACGCAATATCGTTCCGTATCGCCGTCAATTAGTCGAAGTCTAGTTACTTATGCCCAGACATCGCATTTTTGGGTAATAACGACCAATTTTTGGTTGATCTTACTATTATGTCTGATGATTTTAGTGTATAACTGGCAAAACGTTAAACAGTCAGTCGTTAAGCAAGTCTTGATTTTCAGTTCAATCGGCTTCTTACTCTATTATTTAATCGTCAATCTCTACTTAGGGAAGCTGAAGTTGCAACAAAGCTTCTTGCCATTGATCAATTCCGATGGCTTCCTGGCCCTAGATAGCTTGATGTCGTTATTGTTTATCGCATATTTATTCGTGTCAGCTTGGTTCATCGTTGATACAAGATTGAGATACGTTTTGATATTTTGTTTAGTTTCGTTCCTATTTCTAATTGCTCCATTTTTAGTCATCGTTCAACCTAATTCAGCTCGAGAATTCTTTAATGGGGTACTGTTCCTATACTTGTACGGATTTTTATTGTTGAACCGAATCGTTTTCAAACCCAAGTGGATCGAACGTCTGCTAGTCATTGTTGCAGCAGTACTGTTGATAGGTTCAGCCAGTTATACACTGCAGGCAAACATCAAGAACCATGTCGCATATTCCAACCGAACAGAAGAATTAACCACACCAGGTGGATTTTCGCAGAAACTGCAGGTGCCTTATCCCTTGTGCATGCCGAATCAAGACTTGTATATCACCCAAGATAGCATCAGATACTGGCAGCTATACCGACAACATGATTTTTGGCAACGATTGTGGGTGTTCGATTATACAAAATAATTGATTAAATTTATAAAAGTCGAGTGGATCTCGGCTTTTTTTGTGAAGAAATAATTTTGACATATCATTCATAAATGAAGCTTAAGGATGCGGATGAAAGCGTTATATTGAAATAATAGGTTCATATTACTGAAAATTTCTTTAGGTTGACGTTAAGTACACAATTCCTATGATTTCGGGGTTTAACAGATATAGTTAGGGAACTAACGTGATTATATTTGCATGAATCATCGCTTTAATACTCAAAAATTACCTTATTATTACAGTTTTATTACTATTAACATATCATGGTAAAAACTTGTTAAGATGGACTGGTTAAGAAAATTAACTGTGGGAAGGGTATTATTTATGTTTTCAAAGAAGAAGATGGTTGCAAGTATCGCTACCGCTGTTGCCTTGACAGGTGTTTCATTTGTTGCAACTAACGAAGTTGCACCCCAAACATTTGCACAGCAAGAAGTTAAAGCTGATTCTTGGATCAACAATTATATAAATCAAAATGGAATTCAACCGGTTTCAATCCAATATCGTGAAGGGACATTTACTAACTGGATCCCTTACGAAAACGGTGTTGGTAAGCCAGAAGGTGTCGTTGTTCATGAAACTGCAACACCAGGTGCTACTGCTGAAGATGAAGTTTCATACTTCAACAACAACTGGCCAACAATCCAAACATACGTCCACGCATTCGTTGATGATACATCGATCATCAACATTCACAGTGCCGACTACGCGGTTTGGGGTGCTGGTCCAACAGCCAACTCTAAATATATTCAAGTTGAGCTTTGTGAAACTAGTTCGGTAGATGCATTTGCTCGTTCAGTTGCTAACGACGCATACTACGTTGCATCTAAGTTGCATCAATATGGATTGCCTGTTGAATACGGCAAGACTGTGGTTTCTCATGATCAAACATCACAATGGTGGCATGAAACTACACATACCGATCCAACTGGCTACTTTGCTAAGTGGAACTACGATATGGAACAATTTACTGCTTTAGTAAACCAATACTACAGCACAATGGATGGTTCAAATACTAATAGTGGCAATACCAATACAGGTAACACTAATACTGGTACTAACAATGGTGGCGTATCTTCAAACACTTCAGAAGGTACAGTTACTGTTAAAAATCCATCAAGTTTCATGGTTCCTTTAGTAGCATTCAATAACCATGGTGGCATTACTAAGTCTAACCGTGGATTAGCTAACAATACTCCTTGGTATACTGACCAAACTAAGACATACAACGGTCACACATACTACCGTGTATCAACAAACGAATGGGTCATGGACTCATACGCAACATTTACAGCTAAATAATTGAAATACTTAAGGTGAAATTAATAGTTTATTATTAGTTTTGCCTTTTTTTCTGGGTTTTGCATTGAGGGGGAGATTCACATGTTCAAAAAAAATAAATGGCTCGCAAGTATTGCTTCAGCAGTTCTTTTAGTTGGAGTTGGTTTTACTACTACCATGCAACTTGCACCACAAATGGTCCAACAAGATGTTAGAGCTGATTCTTGGATCAACGATTATATCGATCAAAACGGTATCCAACCAGTTCCAATCACTTATCAAGAAGGTACTTTTAGCGACTGGTTCGGTTATGAAAATGGTGTTGGTAAGCCAGAAGGTGTCGTCGTTCATGAGACTGCTTCACCAAACACAACTGCAGCAACTTTTGCTCAAAGCTTCAATAATAATTGGGAAACGTTAGAGACTTACGTGCATGCTTTTACTGATGATACGCAAACTATTAACATCCACAACACTGACTACGGTGTTTGGGGTGCTGGTCCTACAGCTAATTCCAAGTATATTCAGATCGAACTGTGCGAAGTAAATACAGCGGATAAATTTGCCCGTTCAGTCGCTAATGATGCTTTTTACATTGCTACGATGCTTCACAAATACAACTTGCCTGTTGAATACGGCACAACAGTTGTAACGCATGACCAAACTGCACAATGGTGGCACGAAACTGATCACACTGACCCAACTGGCTACTTTGCCAAATGGGGTTACGGCATGGATCAATTTATGCCATTGATCCAAAAGTACTATGACCAAATTGGCAATGCCGGAAGTACTGCTGCCGGCACCGATACAACTAATAATGGCGGTGCTGCTCAAGGTGAAACAGGCACTGTCAAAGTCAATAACTCATCCAGTTTCATGGTTCCATTAGTTTCATTCGATACTGCTGGTAATGCTAAGAACGCTAACCGTGGTTTAGCTAATAACACGTCATGGTTCACCGACCAACAAAAGACTTACAATGGTCACACTTACTACCGTGTCTCAACTAATGAGTGGGTCATCGATAGTGCTGCAACTTACACAGCTAGATAATTTTTTGAATATTAATTAAATAATATTAATTACAAAGGTCAGCCAAACGGCTGGCCTTTTGCAATTAGAGCTTTTCAGCTTTTAGCTACATTTTCAACTTTCCGTTGTATAATATTTGATAATCAGAGAGAAATATTATAGATTTTGAAAAATTTCAGTCGATTCTCACCTTACTTGATTGTAAAGTTTTGGCCTTGGGGGATTCATGGGTCGGACTTGCATAAGATCAATCGATTACAGGAAAATGTCGAATGAGGGAATACATATGCCATTTTTTGCTTATATCGTGATTGTGGCTGTGTTAGAAGTCGCTCTGGTCATGAATGTCCGATCGCTATTTAGCCGACATCCGGTACCGACTTTTATCGCAGTCACGATTTTTATTTTAGGGTTATTGCCACCAATCATAAAAGCTCAATCGATGACTAATTTGTCGCCGCTTTATACTATCTTTCTAGCTTTTATTTTCTGCGTGGATCTAATGTTTTTAATTATCATGGGTATCTATACTTTTTACGTCAACTATTTTGCCAAACGTGCCAGAGTTGAACAGGCAGACTACATCGTGGTACTGGGTTCAAAATTTATGAGCAAGCGAATTCCACCGATCATGATGAGCCGCTTGGACAAGACGATTCAAGTTTATGAACAGATGGAACCAAAGCCGAAGATCATCGTCAGCGGCGGCGAAAGTTCAATTGTTAAGATCAAAGAGTCGACTATCATGCGTCAATACTTGTTAGAACAGGGAATACCGGATTCTTCGATCATCGTTGAAAATAAGTCGATCAACACTGCCGAGAACTTGGAGTACTCTTCAATTGCTATCAAACGATTGTGGAACTTGCCAACTGTTCCCAAGATAATCGTCGTGACCAGCGAATTTCACGTTCCAAGGGCAAAGGAGTACGCGCAAAAAATTGGATTCTCGGCAAATTTCGTACCTTCGATCACTCTGCCGATTTTTAAATGGCCGGCAATGTTTCGTGAGTTCACAGCAATAATCTGGTATTATAGATACACTATCGAAACCGTGATGTTGATGATGATAGTGCTACTTATTTGTACCTTTGTTCCCTAAGGAGTTTGCTGTATGACTATTTATGATAAATTTGTCGCCAATAAAAGATTGCGGCGAACAGTTCTATTGCTACTCGTCATTTTGATCTTTTGGTTGTTTAGAAGCATGCTGAGCTTGTTCTTGCTGACATTTATTTTTACATTTTTGTCAGTCCAATTAGTTCGAGCCGTTCAAAAGCATGTTAATATCCGGCCGATCTGGATCATTGCACCAGTCTATATCTTGATCATTGCATTGTTGGTATTTGCAATTACCAACTACGTTCCGCAATTGGTCCATCAATCGATCAAGATCGGTGACTCATTGACCAAGTTTTACCAGAGTAAAGAAGTTCGCGATAATAAATATCTATCCTATGTTTACGATTATTTGCAGCAGATCAATCTTGATAATCAGATTAAGACCGCTGCTTCTCAATTAGTCAATTACATTACTAGCGTTGGTGCGATTGGATTA from Companilactobacillus sp. includes these protein-coding regions:
- a CDS encoding glycoside hydrolase family 73 protein, producing the protein MNKKWVVSTAFASFLAAVGISTTTSHVRASVSANDKDENDTDADQQDLENQGAVKDPTVASVMDAQGAPVTESVPSDESVSATSDDSTSDDKSTSASVQSSTEAPTDNETDTTTNSTDSSQTVNNALSASTQSSTADPASEQATQSAPVASSDSSESAATSSTSADSSSEDANGQTSTGTTVKTAPGFSKEVQAAISASPETNSQVLPTNDGTVLERSATSDGAVTQAATNSEQDEFLAMAAPMAEKAAGEYGLYTSVMLAQAILESGWGQSDLATEANNLFGIKGDYNGAYVSMPTSEWSADQGWYKIYANFRKYPSYYESFLDNADKLRNGISGSSTFYSGTWKENTTSYKDATAWLQGRYATAPNYASTLNNIIETYNLTQYDTDSETNPNLNDNNNSSGNNENTGSTTNPDTNVGGTQTALDDVAVVTNLDNAPIYTDAYINQPSARALGYGTAWKLASKVVDESGNVFYQVSTHEFVLATDVQLQSQGGTTTEPPVKIDDTVIVTGDSGAPVYSAANMNSATSKVLPYSSEWKTTTYVTDSDNNTFFLVGSNAYVLASDVVQKSKIGSNDEYLNDTTVDYPDILKVITAPSAKLYDTKHNLLSTSLTNGTDWRTDKKSTHADGTVWYRVSTDQWVSASDVQVLGSNYVKTVQGTVKINYIPGYGVNVYNSPAANNKFTGTRLADGTTWKVTSKQIVDGQTWYEVPAGWVNGKYCLFTPAN
- a CDS encoding sigma-70 family RNA polymerase sigma factor; the encoded protein is MDLQDGFIAAMENEKLIYGVLKRLHIYITNDNYQDFFQEALIIYAESYVEYQRKNQPMDKFNVYIFQKLVWRLTDLLRKEQTFFNVHSLEVFDFDRVEQEESDEMLSEINLDNLTEPEKRLFFDCFIEKIPLVKLSSKYHCSARNLRYKRNSLREKLCKMLS
- a CDS encoding peptidoglycan recognition protein family protein, translated to MMFNKKLIASAVTSVALAGMGFVTTQVAPQAATQEVHADAWVNDYISKNNIKPVGIENREGTFNQWFGYENGVGKPEGVLIHETATPNATAENEVSYFNNHWKKLSTYVHAFIDGNKIINIKNTNYGVWGAGYTANQKYIQVELCNVNTADQFARSISNDAYYTAAKLIQYNLPFVPNKTVVTHKQAASWWHDTNHTDPDGYLARWGYDMNQFNDLVGKYYNNLKDHGTTDDQNGQTTQPSTPDPNKHVGRVNVNNPDSFASPLVSFNGDTMKDVVNRGLGNNTPWYTDQQKQHDGHTYYRVSTNEWVSDQYATFTAE
- a CDS encoding DUF6056 family protein translates to MNNWFVKRQRLFEAVILGIYFCYFAILRIFIVPFGDDQFWWGPAGKFLMDHHFFTLENQQYIGGSSNGRYVSNLSMIYTTHHPILMYLLFAVASTLLVWMIYRLTSRKFIVFILALCLPFSLSISFQTTTWFWYAAFINYVTGAVFIFSYLLLLKRDWFEKNLTDSWILTCAVFVLSVFGGLIVEHITLYQLAISIFSVIVSYFIYHKINKYQLAYLVGAIASAVIMFSNGSYWAHTQYRSVSPSISRSLVTYAQTSHFWVITTNFWLILLLCLMILVYNWQNVKQSVVKQVLIFSSIGFLLYYLIVNLYLGKLKLQQSFLPLINSDGFLALDSLMSLLFIAYLFVSAWFIVDTRLRYVLIFCLVSFLFLIAPFLVIVQPNSAREFFNGVLFLYLYGFLLLNRIVFKPKWIERLLVIVAAVLLIGSASYTLQANIKNHVAYSNRTEELTTPGGFSQKLQVPYPLCMPNQDLYITQDSIRYWQLYRQHDFWQRLWVFDYTK
- a CDS encoding peptidoglycan recognition protein family protein, coding for MFSKKKMVASIATAVALTGVSFVATNEVAPQTFAQQEVKADSWINNYINQNGIQPVSIQYREGTFTNWIPYENGVGKPEGVVVHETATPGATAEDEVSYFNNNWPTIQTYVHAFVDDTSIINIHSADYAVWGAGPTANSKYIQVELCETSSVDAFARSVANDAYYVASKLHQYGLPVEYGKTVVSHDQTSQWWHETTHTDPTGYFAKWNYDMEQFTALVNQYYSTMDGSNTNSGNTNTGNTNTGTNNGGVSSNTSEGTVTVKNPSSFMVPLVAFNNHGGITKSNRGLANNTPWYTDQTKTYNGHTYYRVSTNEWVMDSYATFTAK
- a CDS encoding peptidoglycan recognition protein family protein, with amino-acid sequence MFKKNKWLASIASAVLLVGVGFTTTMQLAPQMVQQDVRADSWINDYIDQNGIQPVPITYQEGTFSDWFGYENGVGKPEGVVVHETASPNTTAATFAQSFNNNWETLETYVHAFTDDTQTINIHNTDYGVWGAGPTANSKYIQIELCEVNTADKFARSVANDAFYIATMLHKYNLPVEYGTTVVTHDQTAQWWHETDHTDPTGYFAKWGYGMDQFMPLIQKYYDQIGNAGSTAAGTDTTNNGGAAQGETGTVKVNNSSSFMVPLVSFDTAGNAKNANRGLANNTSWFTDQQKTYNGHTYYRVSTNEWVIDSAATYTAR
- a CDS encoding YdcF family protein, with the protein product MPFFAYIVIVAVLEVALVMNVRSLFSRHPVPTFIAVTIFILGLLPPIIKAQSMTNLSPLYTIFLAFIFCVDLMFLIIMGIYTFYVNYFAKRARVEQADYIVVLGSKFMSKRIPPIMMSRLDKTIQVYEQMEPKPKIIVSGGESSIVKIKESTIMRQYLLEQGIPDSSIIVENKSINTAENLEYSSIAIKRLWNLPTVPKIIVVTSEFHVPRAKEYAQKIGFSANFVPSITLPIFKWPAMFREFTAIIWYYRYTIETVMLMMIVLLICTFVP